In the Enterococcus saigonensis genome, one interval contains:
- the rsfS gene encoding ribosome silencing factor: MLQTAVEAADSKHAQDIIALDVRDISLLADYFLICSANSERQINAIIDEVVEQEEKQGVAIKRIEGKDGAKWVLIDLGDVIVHVFSTSEREFYNLEKLWSDAPLVDLNAWLVS; the protein is encoded by the coding sequence ATTTTACAGACAGCAGTAGAAGCTGCTGATTCAAAGCATGCACAAGACATTATTGCATTAGATGTGCGAGATATTTCATTATTAGCTGACTATTTTTTAATCTGTTCTGCTAACAGCGAACGCCAAATTAATGCAATTATTGATGAAGTTGTGGAACAAGAAGAAAAACAAGGAGTTGCCATTAAACGAATTGAAGGTAAAGATGGTGCTAAATGGGTTTTAATCGATTTAGGAGATGTTATTGTCCACGTCTTTAGCACAAGTGAACGAGAATTCTACAATTTAGAAAAATTGTGGTCTGACGCACCTTTAGTTGATTTAAATGCATGGCTTGTATCTTAA
- a CDS encoding class I SAM-dependent DNA methyltransferase, with product MAYETFAFVYDEVMDKNLYEKWYEFSSRHLKQKKQLLELACGTGALACRFAKEGYDVTALDLSEEMLMIASERAFEANASVQFIEGDMLDLNDIGEYEAVTCFSDSLCYMPDEQAVQQVFDGVYQLLKDEGIFIFDVHSLYQINEVFPDYNYHYQTDEFAFLWESYQGELPDSIEHFLTFFVAQDEKNDLFERRDELHKERTYSLELYQRMLENAGFNQIECFGDFTDSQPNEKTRRWFFVCQK from the coding sequence ATGGCGTATGAAACATTTGCTTTTGTCTATGACGAAGTGATGGATAAAAATCTTTATGAGAAATGGTATGAATTTTCTAGCCGTCATTTAAAACAAAAGAAGCAATTACTAGAATTGGCTTGCGGTACGGGTGCTTTGGCTTGTCGTTTTGCAAAAGAAGGCTATGATGTTACGGCGTTAGACTTATCTGAAGAAATGTTGATGATTGCTAGTGAACGTGCATTTGAAGCGAATGCTTCTGTTCAATTTATTGAAGGAGATATGCTGGATTTAAATGATATTGGCGAGTACGAAGCCGTTACATGTTTTTCAGATTCACTTTGTTATATGCCAGATGAGCAAGCTGTCCAACAAGTGTTTGATGGTGTTTACCAATTGCTAAAGGATGAGGGAATCTTTATCTTTGATGTCCATTCACTTTATCAAATCAACGAAGTGTTCCCTGACTATAATTACCATTATCAAACAGATGAATTTGCCTTTTTATGGGAAAGTTATCAAGGTGAATTACCTGATAGCATTGAACATTTCTTAACTTTTTTTGTAGCTCAAGACGAAAAAAACGATTTATTTGAACGACGAGACGAGCTACATAAAGAACGGACCTACTCATTAGAACTTTATCAGAGGATGTTAGAGAATGCCGGTTTTAATCAAATCGAATGTTTCGGCGATTTTACCGATAGCCAACCAAACGAAAAAACACGCCGCTGGTTTT